The Methyloceanibacter stevinii sequence CCCAAATGCGGGGGCGCCGCGACGCGCGAGACCGATACCATGGACACATTCGTCGATTCGTCCTGGTACTTCGCGCGTTTCTGTTCGCCGCGGGCCAGTGTGCCGACGGACACGAACGCGGTCGGCTATTGGCTGCCAGTGGACCAGTATATAGGCGGGGTCGAGCACGCGATTCTGCATCTGCTCTACGCACGCTTCTTCACGCGCGCCATGCACAGGACCGGACACGTGGCGCTGGACGAGCCCTTCCAGGGCCTGTTCACCCAAGGCATGGTCACCCACGAGACCTACAAGGACGAGGACGGCAAGTGGCTGTTCCCGGAAGACGTCGCCACCCGCGACGGAAAGTCCGTACACGTCTCAACCGGCGCGCCCGTCACGGTCGGCGCAGTCGAATCGATGTCGAAGTCGAAGAAGAACGTCGTCGATCCGGACAGCATCATCGGGACCTACGGCGCCGATACGGCGCGGTGGTTCATGCTCTCCGATACCCCGCCCGAGCGCGATATCGAGTGGACCACGGGTGGCGTCGACGGCGCCCACCGCTTCCTGCAGCGCATCTGGCGTCTCGCCGGCGAGGCGGCGCAGAAGGGCACTGCTGCCGGAACCGCCTGTCCGGCGGACTTGGACGGCGACGCGCTTGCCCTGCGACGGGCGACCCACAAGACCATCGCGGCGGTCACGAGCGCGGTCGAGCGGCTGCGATTCAACTCGGCCGTGGCCCAGATCTACGAGCTAGCCGGCACCCTTTCCTCGGCGCTGCAGGCCGAAGCACCAAGCGAGGGCGTCAGATTCGCGATTCGCGAGGCGGCCGAGGCTCTGGTGCGGCTGGCAGCGCCCATGGTGCCGCATTTGGCCGAGGAATGCTGGAAAATCTTAGGAAATCAAGGCCTTGTGGCGGAACAGGCCTGGCCCGAGGCCGATTCCTCATTGTTGACCGAAGATTCGGTCACAATCGCCGTCCAGGTGAATGGCAAGAGGCGAGGCGAATTGACGATTGCGCGCGACGCCTCGAAAGAAGATATTGAGGCTGCGGCGCTTGCGCTGGCTCCGGTCGCGCGCGCCATTGAGGGACGGGAAATTCGGAAGATCGTGGTCGTACCACAGAGGATCGTCAATGTGGTCGCGTAGTCGCGCATTCGCTGTTGTCGCGGTAGCCGCCATCGCCGGGCTGGGCCTGGCGGGCTGCGGATTCCAGCCGCTCTACGGCAGCAATACAACGACCGCCTCCGGGGCGCGGCTTTCGGAGGCGATGTCGGCGGTCGACGTGCAGCCAATCCCCGGCCGTGTCGGGCAGAAGGTCCGCAACGAGCTGATCTTCTCGAACACCGGCGGCGGCGCTGCACCGACCCCCCGCTACCAGCTCAAGATTGCCTTGAAAGAACGCGATATTCAGCAGCTCGTGCAGGTGACCGGTAACGCGCAAGGGCAGGTTTACCAGCTCCAGGCCACGTATAGGCTTACGGACATCGCCACCGGCAAGGTCATCCACGAAGGCAAGGCCGTTTCGCGGGCGCCGTATACGCGCTTCCAGGAAGTGTTCGCGAATGTGCGGGCCCGGTACAACGCCGAGGACCGCGCCGCCGAGACGGTCTCGCAGAGCATCAAGAGCCAGCTCGCGGCCTATCTTGCGACCACATAGCCGGCCTCACCGGCTCGGAGATGTTCTCATGATTTGCGGGCGGTCACGCCCCGTGCTGGCTTGA is a genomic window containing:
- a CDS encoding LPS assembly lipoprotein LptE, which produces MWSRSRAFAVVAVAAIAGLGLAGCGFQPLYGSNTTTASGARLSEAMSAVDVQPIPGRVGQKVRNELIFSNTGGGAAPTPRYQLKIALKERDIQQLVQVTGNAQGQVYQLQATYRLTDIATGKVIHEGKAVSRAPYTRFQEVFANVRARYNAEDRAAETVSQSIKSQLAAYLATT